A single bacterium DNA region contains:
- a CDS encoding FAD-dependent oxidoreductase, translating into MRYLILGGGPAGISAALTLRKAKSNAEIVIAGEETEAPYLRPLLPDLILGNADGDSIVDPQGKVLREKGIKVLPGRIATRLDMGNRQVELSDGTKEGYDALLIATGGKPEVPPALKKGFPAIRVFDSFRDSLAIRERATHPGGAVVYGPGYLAIEACRALRKAKKEVVWIQPDLPRSGYPLAGELEASILDDVRNRGARIKDGDEIVHVWEKDADTCIVLTRDGEEISCSLVVVATERVPSVGFLAGSGVMVRRGVLVDDALRTSVPNVFAAGDCAEFADGPKETGRINFGWRSAIKQGSLAGENMGGGDKRFGKNQEDYFWALFGFPLTERSKA; encoded by the coding sequence ATGCGGTACCTGATCCTGGGAGGCGGGCCGGCGGGGATCTCCGCCGCCCTGACCCTCCGAAAGGCGAAATCGAACGCGGAGATCGTGATCGCCGGCGAGGAAACGGAAGCGCCGTACCTGCGGCCGCTGCTCCCGGACCTCATCCTCGGGAACGCGGACGGCGATTCGATCGTCGACCCGCAGGGGAAGGTTCTCCGGGAGAAGGGGATCAAGGTCCTCCCCGGCCGGATCGCAACGCGGCTGGACATGGGGAACCGGCAGGTGGAGCTTTCGGACGGGACGAAGGAAGGGTACGACGCCCTCCTGATCGCGACCGGCGGCAAGCCGGAGGTCCCTCCGGCGTTGAAGAAGGGGTTTCCGGCGATCCGCGTCTTCGACTCCTTCCGCGATTCGCTCGCCATCCGTGAGCGGGCGACCCATCCGGGGGGGGCCGTGGTATACGGCCCCGGGTACCTCGCGATCGAGGCGTGCCGCGCCCTTCGGAAAGCGAAGAAGGAGGTCGTCTGGATCCAGCCCGACCTGCCGAGGTCCGGGTACCCGCTCGCCGGGGAACTGGAGGCGAGCATCCTCGACGATGTCCGGAACCGGGGAGCGAGGATCAAGGACGGGGACGAAATCGTCCACGTGTGGGAGAAGGACGCCGACACCTGCATTGTCCTCACCCGGGACGGAGAGGAGATCTCCTGTTCCCTCGTGGTGGTCGCCACCGAGCGCGTTCCGTCCGTGGGATTCCTCGCGGGCAGCGGCGTGATGGTGAGGCGGGGGGTGCTGGTCGACGATGCGCTCCGGACGAGCGTCCCGAACGTGTTCGCGGCGGGGGACTGCGCGGAGTTCGCGGACGGGCCGAAGGAAACCGGGAGGATCAACTTCGGGTGGCGCAGCGCCATCAAGCAGGGCAGCCTGGCGGGTGAAAACATGGGCGGGGGGGACAAGCGCTTCGGCAAGAACCAGGAGGACTATTTCTGGGCGTTGTTCGGATTCCCCCTCACGGAGCGGTCGAAGGCATGA
- a CDS encoding ABC transporter permease produces the protein MFERVRHMLVKEFHQLFRDPQMLRILILPPLLQVLLFGYAVTTNVRNAPTALVDLDRTPSSRGLAARFFSSGHFRLLRETGDFREAEGLMNRGEAGVILHIAPGFEGAIGSNRTGNLQVIVDGTDSNTASIVLSYAARITADFSGSVRLSRMARHPVPFPGPPSVSLASRAWFNENLESRFTFLPGIIAFIVMLVTVMLTSMAVVREREIGTLEQILVTPITPVEYILGKTLPFALVGFAEILIIATVGVLWFDLPFRGSLLLLLACSGLFLLAALGIGLLISTVSRTQQQAMLTMFLYFMPAVLLSGFLFPIANMPRAARGLTYLNPLRYYLVILRGVFLKGVGIKVLWPQMAALLLLGAATLAVATRRFRKTLA, from the coding sequence GTGTTCGAGCGGGTCCGGCACATGCTGGTCAAGGAGTTCCACCAGCTCTTCCGCGATCCGCAGATGCTGCGCATCCTCATCCTGCCCCCCCTCCTGCAGGTCCTGCTGTTCGGATACGCCGTCACGACGAACGTCCGGAACGCCCCCACCGCCCTGGTGGACCTGGACCGGACCCCCTCCTCCCGCGGGCTGGCCGCCCGATTCTTCTCCTCGGGCCATTTCCGCCTTCTCCGGGAGACGGGGGACTTCCGGGAGGCAGAGGGCCTCATGAACCGCGGGGAAGCGGGGGTGATCCTGCACATCGCGCCCGGATTCGAAGGGGCGATCGGATCGAACCGCACCGGGAATCTCCAGGTGATCGTCGACGGGACCGACTCCAACACCGCCTCCATCGTCCTCTCCTACGCCGCCCGGATCACGGCGGATTTCTCCGGGAGCGTGCGCCTTTCCCGGATGGCGCGCCATCCGGTCCCCTTCCCGGGTCCGCCGTCCGTCTCCCTCGCCTCCCGCGCCTGGTTCAACGAAAACCTCGAGAGCCGGTTCACGTTTCTCCCCGGGATCATCGCCTTCATCGTGATGCTCGTGACCGTGATGCTCACCAGCATGGCGGTCGTCCGGGAGCGCGAGATCGGGACGCTGGAGCAGATCCTGGTGACCCCGATCACCCCGGTGGAATACATCCTGGGGAAGACGCTCCCGTTCGCCCTCGTCGGTTTCGCCGAGATCCTGATCATCGCGACGGTGGGCGTCCTCTGGTTCGACCTGCCGTTCCGCGGGAGCCTCCTCCTTCTCCTGGCCTGCTCCGGCCTGTTCCTCCTGGCCGCACTGGGAATCGGCCTGCTCATCTCCACGGTCAGCCGGACCCAGCAGCAGGCGATGCTCACGATGTTCCTGTATTTCATGCCGGCGGTGCTCCTGTCGGGATTCCTGTTCCCCATCGCGAACATGCCCCGCGCCGCCCGGGGACTTACCTATCTCAATCCGCTCCGGTATTATCTGGTGATCCTCCGGGGAGTCTTTCTCAAGGGAGTCGGCATCAAAGTGCTTTGGCCCCAGATGGCGGCCCTCCTGCTCCTGGGCGCCGCTACGCTGGCCGTCGCGACCCGACGGTTCCGGAAGACGTTGGCGTAA
- a CDS encoding PaaI family thioesterase, producing MTGSSFSDRLKSGDIKPPSAEMIGFRMVSFADGESRFEMDAGRRHHNPMGTVHGGILCTLADSAMGMAFASTLGEGETFTTLEIKVNYLRPVFEEKLFANAKVVHRGRTVGLVECDVTTEDGKLVARAVSTCSVLRGERAEGR from the coding sequence ATGACGGGGAGCTCGTTTTCGGATCGATTGAAGAGCGGCGACATCAAGCCGCCGTCGGCGGAGATGATCGGGTTCCGGATGGTGTCGTTCGCGGACGGGGAGTCGCGCTTCGAGATGGACGCGGGGCGCAGGCATCACAACCCGATGGGGACGGTCCACGGCGGGATCCTCTGCACGCTGGCGGACTCGGCGATGGGGATGGCGTTCGCCTCCACCCTCGGGGAGGGGGAGACGTTCACCACCCTCGAGATCAAGGTCAACTACCTCCGGCCCGTCTTCGAGGAGAAGCTGTTCGCCAACGCGAAGGTCGTCCACCGCGGCCGCACCGTGGGACTGGTCGAATGCGATGTCACCACGGAAGACGGCAAGCTCGTGGCGCGGGCCGTCTCCACCTGCTCGGTCCTCCGGGGGGAGAGGGCGGAAGGCAGGTAG
- a CDS encoding DedA family protein encodes MDGFALLVARYGVAAVFLFSFLENLGLPIPAFPVLMLAGAYASTWHPGIPRIVGVAVAGALLADGIWYFVGRWRGKHVLDHLCGMSFNPDACLERAVDGFHRRKGATILFAKFLPGVNTIVPPLAGVSAMSFLLFMLLDFAGALLWAGSGVALGFAFGERIAETARGIQGMMGWILLSGLAATVAWRIAYRYWLVKRYGARRLAPEEVHGMMQAGDDLLVLDLRRDDDYDASDRMVSGALRVRPASFHRRVHHLPRDRDLVFYCT; translated from the coding sequence ATGGACGGCTTCGCGCTCCTCGTCGCCCGCTACGGCGTGGCGGCGGTCTTCCTGTTCTCCTTCCTCGAGAACCTCGGGCTCCCGATCCCGGCGTTCCCGGTGCTGATGCTCGCGGGCGCCTATGCGTCCACGTGGCACCCCGGGATCCCGCGCATCGTGGGGGTCGCCGTCGCGGGGGCTCTCCTTGCGGACGGGATCTGGTATTTCGTCGGCCGGTGGCGCGGGAAGCACGTGCTCGACCACCTTTGCGGGATGTCGTTCAACCCGGACGCGTGCCTGGAGCGGGCCGTGGACGGATTCCACAGGAGGAAGGGCGCCACCATCCTGTTCGCGAAATTCCTGCCCGGCGTGAACACGATCGTGCCGCCGCTGGCCGGGGTTTCGGCGATGTCCTTCCTTCTCTTCATGCTCCTGGACTTCGCCGGGGCCCTCCTGTGGGCCGGCTCCGGGGTCGCGCTGGGATTCGCCTTCGGGGAGAGGATCGCGGAGACGGCCCGGGGGATCCAGGGGATGATGGGCTGGATCCTCCTTTCGGGGCTGGCCGCCACCGTCGCGTGGAGGATCGCCTACCGGTACTGGCTGGTGAAGCGGTACGGCGCCAGGCGGCTTGCACCCGAGGAGGTGCACGGGATGATGCAGGCGGGCGACGACCTTCTCGTCCTCGACCTGCGCCGGGACGACGACTACGACGCTTCCGACCGGATGGTCTCCGGGGCGCTGCGCGTCCGTCCCGCGTCGTTCCACCGCCGCGTTCATCACCTTCCCCGGGACCGCGACCTGGTCTTCTACTGCACCTGA
- a CDS encoding ABC transporter permease, whose amino-acid sequence MNARRFMAIARKEFLHIRRDLRSLGLGIAIPVVLLLLFGYVLTLDVDRVSLAVWDRSRTPESRELVSRFEGSRYFQVALRPEGYPGLEAAIDDGRALAALVIPEDFAGRVRSDRPAAVQLFLDGSEANTATIALGYAESVVSGYSADLEVRWAKAKGVQGVRPPLDVRSRVWFNTDLESRNFIIPGLISVIMMIIAALLTSLTVAREWEQGTMEQLIATPVTATELILGKLVPYFVIGMADLAVAVAMGKYLFHVPMRGSLLLLFGLAAVFQVGALSLGMLFSVAARSQLPASQMAMAFTFLPSYLLSGFVFSIDSMPRAVRAVTYFVPSRYFVRAIKGIYLKGVGLGTLAVDAALLLVFGSAMVLAAIRMFHKKLR is encoded by the coding sequence GTGAACGCGCGCAGGTTCATGGCGATCGCCCGGAAGGAGTTCCTCCACATCCGGCGGGACCTTCGGTCCCTCGGGCTGGGGATCGCGATCCCGGTGGTGCTCCTCCTCCTGTTCGGCTACGTCCTCACGCTCGACGTGGATCGGGTCTCGCTGGCGGTCTGGGACCGCAGCCGCACCCCGGAGAGCCGGGAGCTCGTCAGCCGCTTCGAGGGGTCGCGGTATTTCCAGGTTGCGCTGCGTCCGGAGGGGTATCCCGGACTGGAGGCGGCGATCGACGACGGACGCGCCCTGGCGGCCCTGGTGATCCCGGAGGATTTCGCCGGCAGGGTGCGCAGCGACCGGCCCGCCGCGGTGCAGCTCTTCCTCGACGGCTCGGAGGCGAACACGGCGACCATCGCCCTCGGATACGCCGAGTCCGTGGTCTCCGGGTACTCCGCGGACCTCGAAGTCCGATGGGCGAAGGCGAAGGGAGTGCAGGGTGTCCGTCCTCCCCTCGACGTCCGCTCCCGCGTATGGTTCAACACGGACCTCGAATCGAGGAACTTCATCATCCCGGGCCTGATCTCCGTCATCATGATGATCATCGCCGCGCTCCTCACCTCCCTCACCGTGGCCCGGGAGTGGGAGCAGGGGACGATGGAGCAGCTCATCGCGACGCCGGTGACCGCGACGGAACTGATCCTCGGCAAGCTCGTCCCGTACTTCGTCATCGGCATGGCGGACCTGGCCGTGGCGGTCGCGATGGGGAAGTACCTCTTCCACGTGCCGATGCGCGGAAGCCTCCTCCTCCTCTTCGGGCTCGCCGCGGTCTTCCAGGTCGGCGCCCTCTCCCTCGGGATGCTGTTCAGCGTCGCCGCGCGGTCGCAGCTTCCCGCGAGCCAGATGGCGATGGCCTTCACCTTCCTCCCGTCGTACCTCCTGTCGGGGTTCGTCTTCTCGATCGACAGCATGCCGCGGGCCGTCCGTGCGGTGACGTACTTCGTCCCCTCCCGCTACTTCGTCAGGGCGATCAAGGGGATCTACCTCAAGGGAGTCGGCCTCGGGACGCTTGCCGTGGACGCGGCGCTGCTCCTGGTCTTCGGGTCGGCGATGGTGCTCGCCGCGATCCGGATGTTCCACAAGAAGCTCCGGTAG
- a CDS encoding ABC transporter ATP-binding protein encodes MSAPREISVVVRDLTRRFGDFVAVNRVSFDVRKGEVFGLLGPNGAGKSTILRMLCGLLAPTEGTATIAGFDVRTQAESVKKHIGYMSQRFSLYEDLTVEENIDFFGGIYRIPAGRKRERKEWAVRMAGLAEHRRARAGHLSTGWKQRLALGCAILHEPPILFLDEPTSGTDPLSRRSFWDLIYTLADGGTTVFVTTHYMDEAEYCDRLGLVHRGELAAMGSPAGLKAGLPREGTGGPSLEDVFVSLVEEMDRRTGPAAEVRR; translated from the coding sequence GTGAGCGCGCCCCGCGAGATCTCCGTCGTCGTCCGGGACCTCACGCGGCGGTTCGGCGATTTCGTCGCCGTGAACCGGGTGAGCTTCGACGTGCGCAAGGGGGAGGTATTCGGCCTCCTCGGACCCAACGGCGCCGGGAAATCGACGATCCTCCGGATGCTCTGCGGCCTCCTTGCGCCGACGGAAGGGACGGCGACGATCGCCGGGTTCGACGTCCGGACGCAGGCGGAGTCGGTCAAGAAGCACATCGGCTACATGTCCCAGCGGTTCTCCCTCTACGAGGACCTGACGGTAGAGGAGAACATCGATTTCTTCGGCGGCATCTACCGGATCCCGGCCGGGCGGAAGCGGGAGCGGAAGGAGTGGGCGGTCCGGATGGCGGGGCTTGCGGAACACCGCCGCGCCCGCGCGGGACACCTTTCCACAGGCTGGAAGCAGCGCCTGGCGCTGGGATGCGCGATCCTGCACGAGCCGCCCATCCTCTTCCTCGACGAGCCGACCTCGGGAACGGACCCTCTCAGCCGGCGGTCGTTCTGGGACCTCATCTATACCCTCGCGGACGGCGGCACCACCGTCTTCGTCACGACGCATTACATGGACGAGGCGGAGTATTGCGACCGTCTTGGTCTCGTCCACCGGGGAGAACTCGCGGCCATGGGATCCCCCGCGGGCCTGAAGGCCGGACTCCCCCGGGAGGGGACGGGCGGTCCCTCGCTGGAGGACGTGTTCGTCTCCCTCGTCGAGGAGATGGACCGCAGGACGGGCCCCGCCGCGGAGGTGCGCCGGTGA
- a CDS encoding recombinase family protein codes for MVKTKNSSRDGQETRVAFYTRISTDEDHQKYSLGAQSDRLEAFCKAQYGDDWRLHKVYRDSESGTHMNRPGLEEMLFDAGAQAFDVLLVFRVDRLSRKVRELAQMVDELAKHGVILKSITEPFDTANAAGKMMLQMLGVFAEFEHATIVERTKVGMEKKAKSGKWVGGVVPYGYQLDPEKGLVVKEDEAIVVRKMFQMYAFGRQGVHTICHKLNEAGYRKRTSHAWDKRIILHIIKSPIYVGKVRWRDAIYEGTHESVVSEVLYDKAKGILKDRTESLSGRRFDNGDERLLAGVIKCSRCKSHMVGVSTHKKDRRFPYYLCSKRWNTRECDQDYIRADYVEATILQDMKAIFQDEQFIARVREEVNKRLVAAKPDLEKEIAWLENQMTKVQGAIDRYFEAFETGTLKAELCSEKVGELKARLVGLETERRDTETRRNHLELPAIDFEMLTSFVANLEQLIAVGTNPQKKHLFRLFVKKVLVHDRQTVEVWYVFMPPISGHTPMSETVMRCHFGTTSPADVDDLVEGVADLVVTFLQRKRNSTESAEDRPERTCDLVEMAG; via the coding sequence TTGGTCAAGACGAAGAACTCAAGCAGGGACGGACAGGAAACCAGAGTTGCTTTCTACACTCGCATTTCGACCGACGAAGATCACCAGAAATACTCCCTCGGGGCGCAGTCGGACCGGTTGGAGGCCTTCTGCAAAGCCCAGTACGGGGACGATTGGCGCCTCCATAAAGTTTATCGCGACTCCGAATCCGGAACCCATATGAACCGCCCGGGCCTCGAGGAGATGCTCTTCGATGCCGGAGCGCAGGCGTTTGACGTGCTCCTCGTCTTCAGGGTGGATCGGCTTTCCCGTAAAGTTCGTGAGCTCGCGCAGATGGTCGACGAGCTCGCAAAGCATGGCGTCATCCTCAAGAGCATCACCGAGCCTTTCGACACTGCCAACGCCGCCGGAAAGATGATGCTCCAGATGCTCGGTGTCTTCGCCGAGTTCGAACACGCCACCATCGTCGAGCGGACGAAGGTCGGGATGGAAAAGAAGGCGAAGAGCGGAAAGTGGGTTGGGGGCGTTGTGCCATACGGTTACCAACTTGATCCAGAGAAAGGTCTTGTCGTTAAAGAGGACGAGGCGATTGTCGTTCGGAAGATGTTTCAGATGTACGCGTTTGGTAGGCAGGGCGTGCATACGATCTGTCACAAGCTTAACGAGGCCGGTTATCGGAAGCGGACCAGTCATGCGTGGGACAAGCGGATCATTCTCCACATCATCAAAAGTCCCATCTATGTCGGCAAGGTCCGCTGGCGTGATGCGATCTACGAGGGCACCCACGAGTCCGTCGTATCGGAGGTCCTCTACGACAAGGCCAAAGGAATCCTAAAGGATCGCACCGAAAGTCTAAGTGGCCGCCGGTTCGACAACGGCGATGAGCGTCTGCTCGCCGGGGTCATCAAGTGCTCTCGGTGCAAGAGTCACATGGTTGGGGTCAGCACCCACAAGAAGGATCGCAGGTTCCCGTACTACCTCTGCAGCAAGCGCTGGAATACTCGGGAGTGCGATCAGGATTACATTCGGGCGGATTACGTCGAAGCAACGATCCTTCAGGACATGAAGGCCATATTCCAAGACGAACAGTTCATCGCGCGGGTCCGGGAAGAGGTCAACAAGCGGCTTGTTGCCGCGAAACCAGACTTGGAGAAAGAGATTGCCTGGCTCGAGAACCAGATGACGAAAGTTCAGGGAGCCATCGATCGCTATTTCGAAGCATTCGAAACCGGGACGCTGAAGGCCGAGCTGTGCAGCGAGAAGGTTGGGGAACTCAAAGCTCGGCTAGTTGGTTTGGAGACCGAGAGGCGGGATACGGAAACTCGACGAAATCATCTGGAGCTGCCAGCCATCGATTTTGAAATGCTTACCTCTTTCGTCGCCAACCTCGAGCAGTTGATCGCGGTAGGGACGAACCCGCAAAAGAAACACCTTTTCCGTCTATTTGTGAAGAAAGTACTCGTTCACGATCGGCAAACGGTCGAGGTTTGGTACGTATTTATGCCTCCCATTTCGGGTCATACGCCCATGTCGGAAACAGTCATGCGGTGTCATTTCGGGACGACCTCCCCGGCGGATGTCGATGATCTGGTCGAGGGCGTTGCGGATCTAGTCGTTACTTTTCTACAACGGAAACGTAACTCGACGGAATCGGCAGAAGATCGACCAGAACGAACATGTGACCTTGTGGAGATGGCAGGATGA
- a CDS encoding recombinase family protein — protein MNKYGNLCGNGKAPRIAFYTRISTDEDHQKYSLGAQSERLEAFCKAQYGDDWQLHKIYRDTESGTHMNRAGLEEMLYDAEAQTFHVLLVFRVDRLSRKVRELAQMVDELTKYGIILKSITEPFDTANAAGKMMLQMLGVFAEFEHATIVERTKVGMEKKAKGGEFVGGNVPYGFTLDPEKGLIINEEEALIVRKMFQMYAFGREGVHTICHKMNEVGHRKRSGKKWDKRVILHMIKNPTYVGKIRWREVVYDGNHDAIVSEILFDKAQALLKDRVESLSGRRFENGDERLLSGIIRCARCKGHMVGVTTHKKERRYPYYLCNKRWNTHDCDQDYVRANLLESAIIQDIKTMYRDEQFIARVWREANKLVGKEKPALEKEIGRIEDQAVKIQARIDRYFEAFETGSMKPDLCNQKVQDLKTQLQELEVEKHELEVRRERLELPSLDREMLSKLVDEFEETMEKGTNQKKKHLLRQVVKKVLIHDRRTVEIWYGLPNRASVSTPGHLAPWAGLEPAT, from the coding sequence ATGAATAAATACGGCAACTTGTGTGGGAATGGAAAGGCGCCCCGAATTGCCTTCTACACCCGGATCTCCACCGACGAAGACCACCAGAAATACTCCCTCGGGGCGCAAAGTGAACGCCTAGAAGCCTTTTGCAAAGCCCAGTACGGAGATGACTGGCAACTCCACAAAATCTACCGGGACACCGAGTCCGGTACCCACATGAATCGCGCAGGCCTCGAAGAGATGTTGTACGACGCTGAGGCCCAGACCTTCCACGTCCTTTTGGTGTTCCGGGTCGACCGCCTATCCCGTAAGGTCCGCGAACTCGCCCAGATGGTAGATGAACTTACGAAGTACGGCATCATCCTCAAGAGCATCACCGAGCCCTTCGACACCGCCAACGCCGCCGGAAAGATGATGCTTCAGATGCTCGGCGTCTTTGCCGAGTTCGAACACGCCACCATCGTCGAGCGGACCAAGGTCGGAATGGAGAAGAAGGCCAAAGGCGGCGAGTTCGTGGGCGGGAACGTGCCCTACGGTTTCACGCTCGACCCGGAAAAGGGTTTGATCATCAACGAAGAAGAAGCGCTCATCGTCCGCAAGATGTTCCAGATGTACGCCTTCGGCAGGGAAGGCGTACACACGATCTGCCACAAGATGAACGAGGTCGGCCACCGCAAGCGTAGCGGGAAGAAATGGGACAAACGAGTGATCCTGCACATGATCAAGAATCCGACCTACGTCGGGAAAATTCGTTGGCGCGAGGTGGTCTACGACGGGAATCACGACGCCATCGTTTCGGAGATCCTCTTCGATAAAGCCCAGGCGCTCCTGAAGGACCGCGTCGAAAGCCTAAGCGGACGCCGGTTCGAAAATGGCGACGAGCGCCTCCTTTCCGGGATCATCAGGTGCGCCCGTTGCAAGGGCCACATGGTGGGAGTCACCACCCATAAGAAGGAGCGCAGGTACCCCTACTACCTATGCAATAAACGTTGGAACACCCACGACTGCGACCAGGACTATGTGCGGGCGAACCTCCTCGAATCCGCGATCATTCAGGACATCAAGACCATGTACCGGGACGAGCAGTTCATCGCTCGGGTCTGGAGGGAGGCGAACAAGCTGGTTGGCAAGGAGAAACCGGCACTGGAGAAGGAGATCGGCCGGATCGAGGACCAAGCGGTAAAAATCCAGGCAAGGATTGATCGGTACTTTGAAGCCTTCGAAACCGGGTCCATGAAGCCGGATCTCTGCAATCAGAAGGTCCAGGATCTCAAGACGCAATTGCAGGAACTGGAGGTCGAGAAGCACGAACTGGAAGTTCGGAGGGAACGGCTTGAACTCCCCTCCCTCGATCGGGAGATGCTCTCAAAACTGGTGGACGAATTCGAGGAAACGATGGAGAAAGGGACCAACCAAAAAAAGAAGCACCTTCTCCGCCAAGTGGTGAAGAAGGTGCTTATCCATGATCGGCGTACTGTCGAGATCTGGTACGGGTTACCGAACCGGGCCTCGGTTAGTACACCGGGACATTTGGCTCCCTGGGCAGGACTCGAACCTGCAACCTAG
- a CDS encoding 7-cyano-7-deazaguanine synthase, with protein sequence MSNERVILCGGLTAPDSEAKEKTVRLQLAGKDPNVTLKISDISKKMVSNIPPMLVDLLEVATYIYCADQATTRGGNGVKDYGAKWRRQFHFHIPVREPKLWSSEAVLTALRDGLGFLSDDEYEFNFKKMATPPPVTAYLEFKEETGFQAEEVILFSGGLDSLGGAVQEAVVAKRKVAFVSHRSAPKIVKCQKDLLVDLKDRCAIKPFHVPVWVHNNTNARARDFTQRSRSFLFAALAAVVARIFDLWRIRFYENGVVSINLPIAPQVVGGRATRTTHPQVLNGFSDIFTALFEKPFAVENPFLWSTKAEVVKSIRDAGCGDLIRHTTSCTRVRDSEKLKTHCGECSQCLSRRFATLAAGCSDQEDPEEMYSIDLLTGEREPGGSRTMLESYVRTAKRIKDMSDIAFFSEFGESNRVTQHVRGLSVDDAASRILDLHKRHATEVSGVISKGFQDYVEEIRGGILPEDCLLILDFPDKYKRQATYENIPAPTLLALKEIQDGETNRALLARIVGSFRFEGVNKKIGARQLLFTYLLFKSPQPYLVDGEQITVVPEGEALREFQQWSNAGYLKYSGEDQGKPNQRLQKMWGEYIRQIGTEKKLKPLFTNKHRDINGQKLFGLCLRPNEKQVLIPNVQGLFQKTNI encoded by the coding sequence ATGAGCAATGAGCGTGTCATCCTCTGCGGTGGACTGACCGCCCCAGATAGCGAGGCAAAGGAGAAGACAGTCCGTCTTCAACTTGCCGGCAAAGATCCCAACGTCACGCTCAAGATCAGCGACATCAGCAAGAAGATGGTGTCCAACATCCCTCCGATGTTAGTTGACCTCCTGGAAGTTGCCACCTACATCTACTGTGCCGATCAAGCGACCACTCGGGGCGGAAACGGCGTGAAAGATTACGGAGCAAAGTGGCGGCGCCAATTTCATTTCCATATTCCGGTTCGCGAGCCCAAGCTGTGGTCGTCGGAAGCCGTCTTGACGGCATTGCGCGACGGGTTGGGATTTCTTTCGGACGATGAGTACGAGTTCAATTTCAAGAAAATGGCAACCCCGCCTCCTGTTACTGCATATCTGGAATTTAAGGAGGAAACCGGATTCCAAGCGGAGGAGGTCATCCTGTTTTCGGGAGGTCTCGATTCGCTCGGAGGTGCTGTCCAAGAGGCCGTTGTCGCAAAGAGGAAGGTTGCATTTGTAAGTCACCGGTCCGCGCCAAAGATTGTCAAATGCCAAAAGGACCTGTTGGTGGATCTTAAGGACCGCTGTGCCATCAAGCCTTTCCATGTTCCAGTTTGGGTCCACAACAACACAAATGCGCGGGCTCGAGATTTCACCCAACGGAGCCGATCGTTCTTGTTTGCGGCCCTTGCCGCTGTGGTAGCTCGCATATTCGATCTCTGGCGAATTCGGTTCTACGAGAATGGCGTGGTGAGCATCAATCTGCCAATTGCGCCACAGGTCGTAGGAGGCCGAGCTACGCGGACGACACATCCTCAGGTACTGAACGGTTTTTCGGATATCTTCACGGCTCTATTCGAGAAACCATTTGCTGTTGAGAACCCGTTTCTCTGGTCCACGAAGGCAGAGGTGGTGAAGTCCATCCGCGATGCAGGATGCGGCGATCTCATCCGGCACACAACGAGTTGCACCCGGGTCCGGGACAGTGAAAAGCTCAAGACCCATTGTGGTGAGTGTTCGCAGTGTTTGAGTCGGCGCTTTGCAACACTGGCAGCGGGATGCTCCGACCAAGAGGACCCGGAGGAAATGTATAGTATCGACCTCCTTACGGGAGAACGTGAGCCTGGGGGAAGCCGCACAATGCTCGAATCCTACGTTCGGACCGCCAAGCGAATTAAAGACATGTCCGACATCGCATTCTTTTCGGAGTTTGGCGAATCGAACCGCGTGACCCAGCACGTAAGGGGGCTCAGTGTAGATGATGCCGCTTCCCGGATCCTTGATCTTCATAAGCGGCATGCCACGGAAGTCAGCGGTGTCATCTCCAAAGGTTTCCAGGACTACGTAGAGGAGATCAGGGGCGGAATCCTTCCAGAGGACTGTCTACTCATCTTGGATTTTCCTGATAAATACAAGCGTCAGGCTACGTATGAAAACATACCAGCACCGACTCTGTTGGCCCTCAAGGAAATTCAAGACGGTGAAACCAATCGAGCACTGCTGGCGCGGATTGTGGGGAGCTTCCGTTTCGAAGGGGTTAACAAGAAAATCGGTGCGAGGCAACTTTTATTCACTTATTTGCTTTTCAAATCGCCACAGCCCTACCTCGTAGACGGAGAACAGATAACCGTAGTCCCTGAGGGGGAGGCCCTTCGAGAATTCCAACAGTGGAGCAACGCCGGTTATCTTAAGTATTCTGGTGAAGACCAGGGCAAGCCGAATCAACGGTTACAGAAGATGTGGGGCGAGTATATCCGTCAGATCGGGACAGAGAAGAAACTTAAGCCGCTCTTCACAAACAAACACAGGGATATAAACGGCCAGAAACTTTTTGGTCTATGCCTCCGACCTAATGAAAAGCAGGTTCTGATTCCGAACGTGCAAGGCCTCTTCCAAAAGACCAACATCTAG
- a CDS encoding helix-turn-helix domain-containing protein → MSDWLVGKKAVANHLGVSVSTLKRYLKRYPDIPVNRRGGTIFVSPVALAAWVEHRSLKKCPTCGIAILG, encoded by the coding sequence TTGAGTGACTGGCTCGTGGGCAAGAAGGCGGTGGCAAACCATCTCGGTGTGAGCGTGAGCACGCTGAAGCGGTATCTCAAGCGGTACCCCGATATTCCGGTGAATCGTCGCGGCGGGACTATATTCGTTTCGCCGGTTGCGCTTGCGGCATGGGTTGAGCATAGGTCACTCAAGAAATGCCCCACCTGCGGAATTGCTATTCTCGGCTGA